The Meriones unguiculatus strain TT.TT164.6M chromosome 1, Bangor_MerUng_6.1, whole genome shotgun sequence genome has a segment encoding these proteins:
- the Kcnk7 gene encoding LOW QUALITY PROTEIN: potassium channel subfamily K member 7 (The sequence of the model RefSeq protein was modified relative to this genomic sequence to represent the inferred CDS: inserted 2 bases in 1 codon; deleted 1 base in 1 codon), with amino-acid sequence MLGLKPWARYPLLVVAHLLAMGLGAVVLQALEGPPAHQLQAQLRAELATFQAEHRACLAPEALEELLGAVLRAQAHGVSSLGNGSEASNWDLPSALLFTASMLTTTGYGHMAPLSAGGKPSAFCVVYSALGLPASLALVAVLRGRLLPVFSSPGAWVAMRWRMAPAQAALLQVAGLGLLVACVFVLLPALVLWAAQGNCGLLEAIYFCFSSLSTIGLGDLLPGQGRGLHPAIYRLGQFALLGYLFLGLLAMLLAVETFSELPQVCAMVKFFGPSGSRTDEDQDGILGQDELALSVVPSDSPALEQTSPAXQHQSRLQLADSSQMTGPQLGHVGGPPANGSPQGGLGELSRKGSWERGCEG; translated from the exons ATGCTGGGTCTGAAGCCCTGGGCCCGATACCCGCTCCTGGTTGTGGCCCACCTGCTGGCCATGGGCCTTGGGGCAGTGGTGCTTCAAGCCCTGGAGGGCCCTCCGGCACACCAGCTCCAGGCCCAACTCCGGGCTGAGCTGGCTACCTTCCAGGCCGAGCACAGGGCCTGCTTGGCACCTGAGGCACTGGAGGAGCTGCTAGGTGCCGTCCTGAGAGCGCAGGCCCACGGAGTCTCCAGCCTGGGCAACGGCTCAGAGGCAAGCAACTGGGATCTGCCCTCAGCTCTGCTGTTCACTGCCAGCATGCTCACCACCACGG GTTACGGCCATATGGCCCCACTATCCGCCGGCGGCAAG CCTTCTGCCTTCTGCGTGGTCTACTCGGCCCTCGGGCTGCCTGCCTCTCTAGCTCTTGTGGCTGTCCTGCGAGGGCGCCTGCTGCCTGTGTTTAGTAGCCCAGGTGCCTGGGTGGCCATGCGCTGGCGGATGGCACCAGCCCAGGCTGCTCTGCTCCAGGTAGCAGGACTGGGCCTCCTGGTGGCCTGCGTCTTCGTGTTGCTGCCAGCGCTGGTGCTGTGGGCTGCACAGGGCAACTGCGGCCTGCTAGAAGCCATCTACTTCTGCTTCAGCTCACTCAGCACTATCGGCCTAGGGGACTTGCTGCCTGGCCAGGGACGTGGCCTGCACCCAGCCATTTACCGCCTTGGGCAGTTTGCCCTTCTTG GTTACTTGTTCCTGGGCCTCCTGGCCATGCTGTTAGCAGTGGAGACCTTCTCAGAGCTGCCACAGGTCTGTGCCATGGTGAAATTCTTTGGGCCCAGTGGCTCCAGAACCGATGAAGACCAAGATGGCATCCTAGGCCAAGATGAGCTGGCTCTGAGCGTCGTGCCGTCCGACAGCCCAGCCTTGGAACAGACCAGCCCAGC CCAGCATCAGAGCAGGCTCCAACTTGCTGACTCGAGTCAGATGACAGGACCTCAGCTCGGGCACGTAGGAGGACCTCCCGCCAACGGGAGCCCCCAAGGAGGGCTCGGGGAGCTCAGCAGGAAGGGATCGTGGGAACGAGGATGTGAGGGATAA